In a genomic window of Glycine max cultivar Williams 82 chromosome 13, Glycine_max_v4.0, whole genome shotgun sequence:
- the LOC100788851 gene encoding pterin-4-alpha-carbinolamine dehydratase 2, mitochondrial, with the protein MNRLLLVRHPLLALSKPPLSPFSQTYYYSYTPARINSELYKIKDPPGVSSVHTSSTFCTTNKDLSTENCVPCNTKDLQPMTEDAARTMLQQIAQWNLVNEDGVLKLRRSWKVKTFTKGLEFFRIIAGLAEAEGHHPDLHLVGWNNVTIEIWTHSVGGLTQNDFILAAKINELNLHDLLRRKTSN; encoded by the exons ATGAATCGCCTTCTTCTTGTTCGTCATCCTCTGCTAGCTCTATCCAAGCCACCATTATCACCCTTTTCCCAAACCTATTATTATTCATACACGCCGGCACG AATAAATTCTGAATTATATAAGATTAAGGACCCACCTGGAGTCTCTTCTGTTCACACAAGCTCTACATTTTGCACTACCAACAAAG acttATCAACTGAGAACTGTGTACCGTGCAATACAAAGGACTTGCAGCCCATGACCGAGGATGCAGCACGCACAATGCTTCAACAG ATTGCCCAGTGGAATTTGGTTAATGAGGATGGTGTGTTGAAATTGAGGAGATCATGGAAAGTAAAGACTTTTACCAAAGGATTGGAATTTTTCAGGATAATAGCTGGTCTTGCTGAAGCTGAAG GTCATCATCCTGATCTTCACCTTGTTGGCTGGAATAATGTTACTATAGAGATTTGGACGCATTCTGTGG GTGGGCTGACACAGAATGACTTCATTCTAGCTGCTAAGATCAATGAGCTTAATTTGCATGACTTGCTAAGACGGAAGACTTCTAACTGA